One window of the Ureibacillus sp. FSL W7-1570 genome contains the following:
- a CDS encoding glucose 1-dehydrogenase has protein sequence MDFSNKTVIVTGAGNGIGKGIALLYAEKGANVIVADVDEKAGAKTVDAIKEKGGNALFVKTDVRDEEEIVRLMEIANLTFGRIDILINNAGVSVFKSPFELPIEEWDDIINTNLRSVFLASREAAKYMRKNKAGGSIVNIASTRAIMSEPNSEAYAASKGGIIALTHALAASFSEYRITVNAISPGWIETGDYSKLRKIDHEQHLSKRVGKPDDIARACFYLTAKENDFVTGVNLIVDGGMTRKMIYEE, from the coding sequence ATGGATTTTTCAAATAAAACCGTGATCGTTACAGGCGCTGGGAACGGGATCGGAAAAGGGATTGCGTTGCTTTATGCGGAAAAAGGAGCCAATGTCATTGTCGCGGATGTTGATGAAAAAGCAGGGGCAAAAACGGTGGATGCAATCAAAGAAAAGGGTGGAAACGCGCTTTTTGTCAAAACGGATGTCAGAGATGAGGAAGAAATTGTCCGCTTAATGGAAATAGCAAATCTGACATTCGGCCGAATCGATATTTTGATCAATAATGCAGGGGTATCGGTATTCAAGTCCCCTTTTGAATTGCCGATCGAAGAATGGGACGATATCATCAACACGAATTTAAGAAGTGTCTTTTTGGCATCCAGGGAAGCGGCAAAATATATGCGGAAGAACAAAGCAGGCGGTTCCATTGTGAATATCGCCTCCACAAGGGCCATCATGTCCGAACCGAATTCGGAAGCTTACGCCGCATCAAAAGGCGGAATCATCGCTTTGACCCATGCCCTTGCCGCTTCATTCAGCGAATATCGAATTACTGTGAATGCCATTTCGCCGGGTTGGATTGAAACAGGCGACTATTCAAAGTTGCGTAAAATCGATCACGAGCAGCATTTATCCAAACGGGTAGGAAAACCGGATGATATTGCGCGGGCATGTTTTTATTTGACGGCGAAAGAAAATGATTTCGTCACAGGTGTTAATCTGATTGTAGATGGCGGAATGACAAGAAAAATGATCTATGAGGAATGA
- a CDS encoding helix-turn-helix transcriptional regulator — MILADKIIEERKRNGWSQEELAEKLGVSRQSVSKWESAQSVPDLNRIIKMAELFGVTTDYLLKDEIENRETPEALTEVAEVPVKIRKVSMEEATEFLKLQEKHAPLIAFGVSLCILSPVLLILLAGLANSKIIGISENAAGGIGITALLSMIAVGVYIFIKCANEGEKYKYLDKEAIETEYGVSGMVREKKNAFMSKFNLSITIGVILCILSCLPLIISGFLIDEVYIISSMVALLLVLIAIAVNMFVRVGIIRESYEKLLQEGEYTLGKKKSSVVIGRISGAYWCVVVAIYLAWSLFSENWDNTWVVWPVAGVLYGAFISIVKLVIKAEE, encoded by the coding sequence ATGATATTAGCGGACAAAATTATTGAAGAAAGAAAGAGGAATGGCTGGAGCCAGGAAGAGTTGGCGGAAAAGCTTGGAGTATCAAGACAGTCCGTGTCCAAATGGGAAAGTGCCCAATCGGTTCCGGATCTTAACCGCATCATCAAGATGGCGGAATTGTTCGGAGTGACAACGGATTATTTATTGAAGGATGAAATAGAAAATCGGGAAACGCCGGAAGCTTTGACGGAAGTGGCGGAAGTGCCCGTAAAAATTCGCAAAGTCAGCATGGAAGAAGCGACGGAATTTTTAAAATTGCAGGAAAAACATGCACCGTTGATTGCCTTTGGGGTATCCTTATGCATCCTCTCTCCGGTGTTATTGATCCTTTTGGCAGGACTGGCGAACAGCAAGATCATTGGCATTTCGGAAAATGCCGCCGGCGGAATTGGAATTACCGCATTATTATCCATGATTGCCGTGGGCGTTTATATTTTTATTAAATGTGCGAATGAAGGGGAAAAGTATAAATATTTAGATAAAGAGGCCATTGAAACGGAATATGGAGTAAGCGGCATGGTGCGGGAGAAGAAAAATGCCTTTATGAGCAAGTTCAACTTATCGATTACCATTGGTGTCATTCTTTGCATTTTAAGCTGCTTGCCACTAATTATCAGCGGTTTTCTTATAGATGAAGTTTATATCATTTCGTCAATGGTTGCGTTACTTTTAGTCTTAATTGCGATTGCCGTGAATATGTTTGTAAGAGTTGGAATCATCCGCGAAAGCTATGAAAAACTTCTTCAAGAAGGGGAATACACATTAGGCAAGAAAAAATCATCGGTTGTGATTGGAAGAATCAGCGGTGCTTATTGGTGTGTGGTCGTTGCCATTTACCTTGCATGGTCACTCTTTAGCGAGAATTGGGACAATACGTGGGTTGTATGGCCGGTTGCAGGTGTTCTTTACGGGGCGTTCATATCCATCGTAAAATTGGTGATCAAAGCGGAAGAATAA
- a CDS encoding type 1 glutamine amidotransferase domain-containing protein: MAKVAFLLANNFEDSEMKNPYEAVKEAGHETVIVGLEKGAECKGKKGTVSYTADIGASEAKAEDFDAVVIPGGSSPEALRVNDDVVRFVKEVNEQGKLIAGICHGPQVMISADILKGKAATCYIGIRDDVKLAGADYRDEEVVVSENIVTSRTPKDEPAFIREILEKLK; the protein is encoded by the coding sequence ATGGCAAAGGTTGCATTTTTACTTGCAAATAACTTCGAGGATTCGGAAATGAAAAATCCATATGAAGCGGTGAAAGAAGCAGGGCATGAAACAGTGATCGTCGGCTTGGAAAAAGGTGCGGAGTGCAAAGGGAAAAAAGGGACGGTTTCGTATACGGCGGATATCGGAGCGAGTGAAGCGAAAGCGGAAGATTTTGATGCGGTTGTCATCCCGGGAGGAAGTTCGCCTGAAGCATTGCGGGTCAATGACGATGTTGTCCGTTTCGTAAAAGAAGTCAATGAACAGGGCAAATTGATTGCCGGAATCTGCCACGGTCCGCAAGTAATGATCAGCGCGGATATTTTAAAAGGAAAAGCGGCGACTTGCTACATCGGCATTCGGGATGATGTAAAACTGGCTGGTGCAGACTATCGTGATGAAGAAGTGGTTGTGAGCGAAAACATCGTCACATCCCGGACACCAAAAGATGAACCTGCATTTATCCGGGAAATTTTAGAAAAACTGAAATAA
- the ssuD gene encoding FMNH2-dependent alkanesulfonate monooxygenase: protein MDFFWFIPTYGDGRYLATTKGARETNFPYIKQIAQAVDELGYEGVLIPTGKPCNDPWVTASALATVTQKLKFLIAVRPGVMKPTVAARMTATLDQISNGRLLINVVAGGDPVELAGDGIFASHDERYEVTDEFLDIWRALLAGEKVNYEGKHLKVEGGEIMFPGIQKPHPPIFFGGSSDAGIKVAAKHSDVYLTWGEPPQQVKEKIDKVREEAAKHGREVEFGLRVHVIVRETNEEAWKAANDLIKYVDEDAIQKAQQVFSRYDSIGQKKMTELNKGDRSNLEIYPNLWAGVGLVRGGCGTAIVGDPETVAERIREYQSIGIDKFVLSGYPHLEEAYQFAELVFPLLGYKQDKQSTGAPKGEVVGYDYTAEKLARV, encoded by the coding sequence ATGGACTTTTTCTGGTTTATTCCAACTTATGGAGACGGCAGATATTTAGCTACAACGAAAGGTGCACGCGAAACAAATTTCCCGTACATTAAACAAATAGCTCAAGCAGTTGATGAGCTGGGCTACGAAGGGGTATTAATACCGACGGGCAAGCCATGCAATGATCCGTGGGTGACAGCGTCAGCGCTGGCCACAGTTACGCAAAAATTGAAGTTTTTAATTGCGGTCCGTCCAGGGGTGATGAAACCGACTGTTGCGGCACGCATGACAGCGACACTCGATCAAATTTCAAACGGACGTTTATTGATTAACGTTGTTGCCGGAGGAGATCCGGTGGAGCTTGCAGGTGATGGCATCTTCGCTTCCCACGATGAACGATATGAAGTGACAGATGAATTTTTGGATATTTGGCGTGCCTTATTGGCAGGGGAAAAAGTGAATTATGAAGGCAAGCATTTAAAAGTGGAAGGCGGGGAAATCATGTTCCCTGGCATCCAAAAACCTCATCCTCCGATTTTCTTCGGGGGTTCATCCGATGCGGGAATCAAAGTGGCGGCAAAACATTCCGATGTGTATTTAACATGGGGAGAACCGCCTCAACAAGTGAAAGAGAAAATTGACAAAGTGCGTGAAGAAGCGGCAAAACATGGCCGTGAAGTGGAATTTGGATTGCGTGTGCATGTCATTGTCCGCGAAACGAATGAAGAAGCGTGGAAAGCTGCCAATGACCTAATTAAATATGTGGATGAGGATGCGATTCAAAAAGCGCAACAAGTGTTTAGCCGCTACGATTCAATCGGCCAAAAGAAAATGACGGAGTTAAATAAAGGGGATCGCAGCAATTTGGAGATATATCCAAATTTATGGGCAGGAGTCGGCCTTGTGCGCGGAGGCTGCGGAACAGCGATTGTCGGCGATCCGGAAACGGTGGCGGAACGCATTCGCGAATACCAGTCAATTGGAATTGATAAGTTTGTATTATCAGGCTATCCTCATTTGGAGGAAGCATATCAATTTGCTGAACTCGTGTTCCCGCTGCTCGGGTATAAGCAAGATAAACAATCAACCGGCGCTCCAAAAGGGGAAGTCGTTGGTTATGATTATACGGCCGAGAAATTGGCGCGGGTATAA
- a CDS encoding DUF2225 domain-containing protein, translating into MSMNYDYYESKVVCNFCKKQYTTYKVRPGRYKAAGQDSDFMPIYEGLNPLFYEVAVCPHCGYAFHKSMTRTYGPFMSLIEEDYIKKLQKVMDLCKERTVAEAIASFQLAYLVAKVSMEEPLILANFAMKIAWLYRLIHDKESENRYLHAARDLFNKSHTKSKESEERIQYLIAEISLRLGDIEDAKRGFSRLITGKEVSNKYRNYAKKRWDDFKYNHQTVVGEG; encoded by the coding sequence ATGTCAATGAATTATGATTATTACGAAAGTAAAGTTGTATGCAATTTTTGCAAAAAGCAATATACAACGTATAAAGTGCGCCCCGGCCGTTATAAAGCCGCGGGGCAAGATTCGGATTTTATGCCGATTTACGAAGGGTTAAATCCACTTTTTTACGAAGTCGCCGTTTGCCCCCATTGCGGTTATGCGTTCCATAAATCCATGACCCGGACTTACGGACCTTTTATGTCACTTATTGAAGAAGACTATATAAAGAAATTGCAAAAAGTGATGGACCTATGCAAAGAACGGACGGTTGCTGAAGCGATCGCAAGTTTTCAATTGGCTTATTTGGTGGCGAAAGTTTCAATGGAAGAACCGCTGATTCTGGCCAACTTTGCCATGAAAATCGCCTGGCTGTATCGATTAATACATGATAAGGAGTCTGAGAATCGTTACCTCCATGCTGCAAGGGATCTATTCAATAAATCCCATACAAAAAGTAAAGAAAGCGAAGAAAGGATCCAATATTTGATTGCTGAAATCAGTCTGCGATTAGGGGATATTGAGGATGCGAAAAGAGGATTTTCCCGATTGATCACAGGCAAAGAAGTTTCAAATAAATACCGCAACTATGCAAAAAAACGGTGGGATGACTTCAAGTACAACCATCAAACGGTTGTAGGAGAAGGATGA
- a CDS encoding GNAT family N-acetyltransferase: MIRKMKKEDADIFYYLAEQFYASDAVLHPIPKKHHIDAFNEIMRSNVYLEGYIFEYNDQPVGYAITSKMYSQEAGGIMLWIDEIYILEEYRSKGLGKEFFHYLKTTLDSSIVRLRLEVEKENERAIELYKSLGFGPLAYDQMILDIKDGSRK, translated from the coding sequence ATGATCAGAAAAATGAAAAAAGAGGATGCGGATATTTTCTATTATTTGGCGGAGCAATTTTATGCTTCTGATGCCGTACTGCATCCCATCCCGAAAAAACATCACATTGATGCGTTCAATGAAATCATGCGCTCCAATGTGTATCTGGAAGGGTATATTTTTGAATATAATGACCAGCCTGTCGGATATGCGATCACTTCAAAAATGTATTCCCAAGAAGCGGGAGGAATTATGCTCTGGATTGACGAAATTTATATTTTGGAGGAATATCGTTCAAAAGGATTGGGGAAAGAATTTTTCCATTATCTCAAAACAACACTTGATTCTTCAATTGTAAGATTGAGGCTGGAAGTGGAAAAAGAGAATGAAAGGGCCATTGAATTATACAAAAGTTTGGGTTTCGGTCCATTGGCATATGATCAGATGATTTTGGATATAAAAGATGGGTCAAGGAAATAA
- a CDS encoding ABC transporter ATP-binding protein produces the protein MGVQIQILEKSFQMEQERKLVLDGIDLHLNKGDFLTIIGPSGCGKSTLLKIVAGLDTEYRGVVLVNGRQIVKPGIAQGFIFQEHRLFPWLTVEQNVAADLNLKDPEVRKKVDEMLEIVRLKGYEKAYPSEISGGMSQRVAIARALIRDPEILLLDEPFGALDAFTRGHLQDVLIDIWQQKNITMLLVTHDIDEAVYLGTDIAILRANPGRIQKLVHVDLSYPRSRTSPAYQQIRQRVLQEFEKSENEKYIDGYGI, from the coding sequence ATGGGGGTACAAATTCAAATCCTTGAAAAAAGCTTTCAAATGGAACAAGAGCGCAAACTTGTACTTGATGGCATTGATTTGCATCTTAATAAAGGTGATTTTTTAACCATTATCGGTCCAAGCGGATGTGGTAAAAGTACTTTGTTGAAAATTGTAGCTGGACTGGATACCGAATATCGGGGAGTTGTGCTGGTAAATGGCCGTCAAATCGTGAAACCGGGAATCGCCCAAGGTTTTATTTTTCAAGAGCATCGTTTATTTCCATGGTTGACGGTTGAACAAAATGTAGCGGCAGACTTGAATTTGAAAGATCCGGAAGTTCGCAAAAAGGTAGATGAAATGCTGGAAATCGTTAGATTAAAAGGATATGAGAAGGCGTATCCGAGCGAAATATCAGGCGGTATGTCACAAAGGGTGGCCATTGCGCGGGCACTCATCCGGGATCCGGAAATTTTGTTGCTTGATGAGCCCTTTGGTGCCCTTGATGCATTCACACGCGGGCATTTGCAGGATGTTCTCATCGATATTTGGCAGCAAAAAAACATTACAATGCTGCTTGTAACCCACGATATTGACGAGGCGGTATATCTTGGGACGGATATCGCAATATTGCGTGCAAATCCGGGAAGAATCCAAAAACTTGTGCATGTTGACTTAAGTTATCCACGCTCAAGAACAAGCCCGGCTTATCAGCAGATAAGGCAGCGGGTGTTGCAAGAATTCGAAAAATCGGAAAATGAAAAATATATCGACGGATATGGGATTTAG
- a CDS encoding Fic family protein translates to MRYLYKFFYEVEKNEFEDKYIQRINSDAAKRLMLFIKPMNQPKSFQLFYVPTNYIIDIVAKIYKLSGELNFIFNQLPKVAKDHFILECLVEELFNTNELEGVKSSKEEIARSVKNIKMNKHVNNRFNSMVKSYMNLINGNTSLPASPVNIRKIYDEITEGEIEESELPDGEIFRKEVTHVLKKSGTGKVIHRGLTPEVKIINEVEKLLVFMNQSDEVPEIIKVAIGHYFFGYIHPFYDGNGRTSRFISSLYLSKTLGNIPSLSLSRGCNKYKTNYLKAFEITNSIANRGEMNYFIDTFLEIILKTLKEMLFELKEKVQLIESAYDKLTKDTRIKKEKSFEFMFILVQNHFFHFNDGLSVKELSNEMNISEVTVRKIAKDLLEKQLIKQVGKRPAYYIIDPIYFEET, encoded by the coding sequence ATGAGATATTTATATAAGTTTTTCTATGAAGTAGAAAAAAATGAATTTGAAGATAAATATATACAAAGAATAAATTCAGATGCTGCCAAACGTTTAATGTTATTTATAAAACCAATGAATCAGCCAAAATCATTTCAACTATTCTATGTTCCAACTAATTATATAATTGATATTGTAGCTAAAATTTATAAATTATCCGGAGAATTAAATTTTATCTTTAATCAATTACCTAAAGTAGCAAAAGACCATTTCATTCTTGAATGTTTAGTTGAAGAATTATTTAATACCAATGAACTTGAAGGGGTAAAAAGTTCAAAAGAAGAAATTGCTAGAAGTGTTAAAAACATTAAAATGAATAAACATGTTAATAATAGATTTAATAGTATGGTAAAGTCATATATGAATTTAATTAATGGAAATACGTCGCTCCCTGCCAGTCCAGTAAATATAAGGAAAATATATGATGAAATAACTGAAGGTGAAATTGAGGAAAGTGAATTACCAGATGGAGAAATTTTCAGAAAAGAAGTTACACATGTATTAAAAAAATCGGGTACCGGTAAAGTTATACATAGAGGGTTAACTCCGGAAGTAAAGATTATAAATGAAGTAGAAAAATTATTAGTTTTTATGAATCAGTCTGATGAAGTTCCAGAAATAATAAAAGTAGCAATAGGACATTACTTTTTTGGTTATATACATCCTTTTTATGATGGAAATGGGAGAACTTCAAGATTTATTAGTAGCTTATATTTATCAAAAACATTAGGCAATATCCCCTCACTTTCTTTATCAAGGGGTTGTAACAAATATAAGACAAACTATTTAAAAGCCTTCGAAATTACTAATAGTATTGCAAATAGAGGGGAAATGAATTATTTCATTGATACATTTTTAGAAATTATTTTAAAAACTTTAAAAGAAATGCTTTTTGAATTAAAAGAAAAAGTTCAATTAATTGAAAGCGCTTATGATAAATTAACAAAAGATACTAGGATTAAAAAAGAAAAATCTTTTGAATTTATGTTTATTTTAGTACAAAATCATTTCTTTCATTTTAATGATGGTCTATCTGTTAAAGAACTGTCCAATGAAATGAATATATCTGAAGTAACTGTTAGAAAAATTGCAAAAGATTTACTGGAAAAACAATTAATTAAACAAGTTGGAAAAAGGCCTGCATATTATATCATTGATCCTATTTATTTTGAAGAAACCTGA
- a CDS encoding ABC transporter permease, with protein sequence MKQPIASGKKARKSTAAWGKGLVFPLVVIIIWQIVSSSGLVSVTVLPSPLQIVTTFYHLIISGVLLEHLQISIYRAAAGFLLGGSIALILGFLVGFSKQFESYLDPTMQMLRTIPSLAVTPLFILWFGFDELSKILLIAFASFFPLYVNTYNGIRSVDMRLFEVAQVLEFNRWKKLTKLILPSALGHILVGIRLSLGIAWLSLVVAELMGSSSGVGYMIMDARQFSQTNKVFVGIIIFGVVGKLTDSLVRLLEKKLLKWQTNFEGVE encoded by the coding sequence ATGAAGCAGCCGATTGCAAGCGGGAAAAAAGCGAGAAAATCAACAGCCGCTTGGGGAAAAGGATTGGTTTTCCCACTAGTTGTCATCATCATTTGGCAAATTGTTTCTTCAAGCGGTCTTGTTTCCGTTACAGTCCTTCCAAGCCCGCTTCAAATTGTAACCACTTTTTATCACTTGATTATTAGCGGCGTGTTATTGGAACATTTGCAGATTAGCATCTATCGTGCTGCAGCCGGCTTTTTGCTCGGAGGAAGTATCGCCTTAATTCTTGGTTTTCTTGTCGGTTTCTCAAAGCAATTTGAAAGTTATTTGGATCCAACGATGCAAATGTTGCGAACAATTCCAAGTTTGGCGGTGACTCCATTATTTATCTTGTGGTTTGGATTTGATGAATTATCGAAAATATTGCTCATTGCGTTCGCTTCATTTTTTCCGTTATATGTGAACACTTATAATGGCATACGTTCAGTTGATATGAGGCTTTTTGAAGTGGCGCAAGTACTGGAGTTCAACAGATGGAAAAAGCTCACAAAATTAATTTTGCCGTCTGCACTGGGCCACATTCTTGTCGGAATCCGCCTATCGCTCGGGATTGCCTGGCTTAGCCTTGTCGTAGCTGAGCTGATGGGTTCCAGTTCCGGTGTCGGCTATATGATTATGGATGCACGGCAGTTTTCCCAGACAAATAAGGTGTTTGTCGGCATTATCATTTTCGGGGTGGTTGGTAAACTGACCGATTCCCTTGTCCGTTTATTGGAGAAAAAATTGCTGAAATGGCAAACCAACTTTGAAGGTGTTGAATAA
- a CDS encoding YjdJ family protein, protein MGKYGLQMIIGMALFVLSTFFAWYEGSEIVENPFEWKYSTPFTHLMMQEITDGRNINQLDYFVYALKFRPLFPAMMIVSFIYILSVAGIVLTKKKSNWAICYWGSLGLILLFFSIIVSDSFTVGDSPFFWIPLITGLFFMAASLLQWVRKMKQQNMEITKVI, encoded by the coding sequence ATGGGTAAATATGGATTGCAAATGATCATAGGAATGGCACTTTTTGTTCTTTCCACATTTTTCGCATGGTATGAAGGAAGCGAAATAGTGGAAAACCCGTTTGAATGGAAATATTCAACTCCGTTTACACATTTAATGATGCAAGAAATTACGGATGGACGGAATATCAACCAATTGGATTATTTTGTTTATGCATTAAAATTTAGACCTTTATTTCCTGCCATGATGATTGTGAGTTTCATTTATATTTTAAGTGTGGCAGGCATTGTTCTGACAAAAAAGAAATCGAATTGGGCAATCTGTTATTGGGGCAGCCTGGGATTGATTTTGTTATTTTTCAGTATTATCGTTTCCGATTCCTTCACTGTTGGTGACAGTCCTTTCTTTTGGATTCCATTGATCACCGGACTTTTCTTCATGGCGGCTTCATTATTGCAGTGGGTACGAAAAATGAAACAGCAGAATATGGAAATCACAAAGGTGATATGA
- a CDS encoding aliphatic sulfonate ABC transporter substrate-binding protein, translated as MKKRFLLLLTIIGLLLAACSSGSESQSNSEGTSSAKTINLGIQQILSPLWIAKEKGWLEEAFKEVGVEIVWTEFQSGPPQFEGIAAGKLDITEVGNTPPLSGQAAGIDFKEIALLSKGKTNNAVLIPEDSDIKSIKDLVGKKVAVAKGSSAYGLLYEAFEKEGVDPSKVEIIQLQPDEAQPVFENGSVDAWATWEPFISYQTVGNNAKALIKCEDIGVFSPVFTIARTDFIEENPELVSIYLEVYKKATDWLNENPEEAVQFFADLKGIDPVIVEEVLKNTPYEMQVIDEDVISSQQRVADLFIEQGVFSNGINVEEVVENKFAEKLLKGGE; from the coding sequence ATGAAAAAAAGATTCTTATTGTTACTGACAATCATCGGCCTGCTGTTGGCGGCTTGTTCATCCGGTTCAGAAAGCCAAAGCAACAGCGAAGGCACATCTTCAGCGAAAACAATTAATCTGGGAATTCAACAAATTCTATCTCCTTTATGGATAGCGAAAGAAAAAGGTTGGTTGGAAGAAGCGTTTAAAGAGGTCGGAGTTGAAATTGTTTGGACTGAATTCCAAAGCGGTCCCCCTCAATTTGAAGGTATTGCCGCAGGAAAGTTGGATATTACAGAAGTAGGGAATACACCACCGCTTTCAGGGCAAGCGGCAGGCATTGATTTTAAAGAAATAGCGTTATTATCCAAAGGTAAAACCAATAATGCAGTTTTAATTCCGGAAGATAGCGACATTAAATCTATTAAAGATTTAGTAGGAAAAAAAGTTGCCGTTGCGAAAGGAAGCAGTGCTTACGGTTTGTTATATGAAGCGTTCGAAAAGGAAGGCGTTGATCCATCAAAGGTTGAAATTATTCAACTTCAACCGGATGAGGCTCAACCGGTCTTTGAAAATGGTTCGGTTGATGCATGGGCTACATGGGAACCGTTTATTTCATATCAGACTGTTGGGAACAATGCAAAAGCATTGATCAAATGTGAGGATATTGGCGTATTTAGTCCGGTGTTTACAATTGCTCGTACAGATTTTATTGAAGAAAACCCGGAGTTGGTATCTATTTATTTGGAAGTTTATAAAAAGGCGACCGATTGGTTGAATGAGAATCCTGAGGAAGCGGTCCAATTTTTTGCGGACCTAAAAGGAATTGACCCGGTGATTGTGGAGGAAGTCTTAAAAAATACACCATATGAAATGCAAGTAATTGATGAGGATGTCATTTCCAGTCAACAAAGAGTGGCGGATTTATTTATAGAGCAAGGCGTGTTTAGCAATGGAATCAATGTAGAAGAAGTAGTGGAGAACAAATTTGCTGAAAAACTGTTAAAAGGTGGTGAGTGA